CTTGACAACACAATTTAAAGGTAACTTTTGCATTTTACTGTGTTCGTCCCGCGTCTACATATTGTCTTGTAAGTTACACAGTAAAATGAATGTTTACGCTGCGcgtttataacataatatcagCCATTGTAAATGatctatataagaatataaaaaagtaaggTCAGAAAAACACAACGAATGGTTTTTCTAACTAGTACGCATTCATCACAATTCTCAAACACACCCCAATGTTGTGTCTCAATTACCATACTTGAATAatgtgtattataaaatttcatgtattACTGCAATATATGATCAAAAGAAATGCCTCTGTTTACGACCACGTATAGTAATTcctgagatattaaaatattattgtactgAAACATGATCTTAATAGTATAGACTCTATATGCTGCAACTtgcagaatattaattttatctattggcagcaaatattaaattaaacttatatgTATGTTGAGATACTACTTTAAAAGtagtttacaaatattattccttcttgtatatatttatcttgtaCGCTATCTAATACCAAATtgacaaacaaaaatattttattaaaaacaaaaatactgTTCAATTGGTATATATATTACCAATCAttgaatactttttttctgtaaatcgACTATTTTTATCATGAATTACTTCGTGTTTAAGCAGTTTGCTTTATAGTAGAAATTTCTACAAAGCCCATATCACTTGCATTGTGAGTGCAATTAGCGCCTTTTACgtaaattcaatgaatttaCGTAAAGGAATGcataaagatatttcattattttttattgaacaaCCCAAAAAAATCTGTATTTTTCAGTttgtaatgtataatatagtgATGTAATAACATCACTATATGTATTTCTGTTATTACAATGATACTTACATCTAAGACCTCATGTACGCATAATCGTGTTCACGCAAAGGAACGAATGTTTCTTTGATTGACTGTGGTGATGCCCAACGAAGAGCATAATGAGGACCACCAGCTTTGTCATTTGTTCCAGACATTCGACTACCACCAAATGGTTGCTGGCCAACAACCGAGCCTGTCGATTTatcattaacataaaaattgccagctgtatatttaaattcctcAAGAGCTCTTCTCGcccattttctaaaaaataatgaaatataataaaatataatataaatatattaaaacaaattaaaatatttactcgtCTTGTGAGAATATCGATCCAGTTAAAGCATAAGGTGTTGATGATTCTACCAATTTCATCGTTTCGTCGAGATTTGAATCTTTATAAACGTATATTGTTAATACAGGACCAAATATTTCTTCAGTCATTATCTTATCTTTAGGATTTTTTGTGACTACTATTGttggattaataaaatatccaatcctaatgaaaaaaattaaaaagaattaaaaataacataaagatatatatttcataaaatatataaaacaactaaaaataaaacgtacGAATCATCATATTTTCCGCCaccaataatttctaaatttgatgattttttagcATGTTCGATATAActagaaattcttttaaatgcgATGGCATCTATAACAGCTCCGGTGAATACGGTAAAATCTCTGACATCGCCAATTTTAAGCGTGTCACGAATCGATAAAAGACCTTCCTTTATCTAGAtagtaacatttaaaattaaaaaattttatttaaaaaaattgaaattgaagttaaaataatacgatatttcTACCTGTGGCCATAATGATTCTGGAACGTACATTCTACTGCAAGCTGAACATTTTTGACCATTAAATTCAAAAGCGCTTTTTATGGTCCCATTAACAACTGATTCCACATCAGCGCTTGCATGcacaaaatgataatttttgccACCACATTCGCCTATTAATTTAGGATAGTTTTTATACTTTCCTAAATTTTTACCAACTTGTATCCATAAACGATTAAATGTTGGAACTGATCcagtaaaattaattccagATAAATAAGGTGAAGAAGTTATGGTATCTCCAAAAACAGGACCTTCACATGGAATAAAATTGACTACACCTGATGGTACACCAGCTTCTTTACATATCTTAAATATCCACCAATTAGAAAGTAAAGCTGTATCAGATGGCTTCCATAATACTGCATTACCCTAGAAATATttgatgcaaaatttttttacatatatttattattaaacatatattattgtatttttgttgtaattgttgtattttgtatattgttgtaatttgtaatatatgtgtgtgtgtgtgtgtgtgcgtgtatgtgtgtgtatgtaataaaaattagtaaaatgcataaaaatgaaataattaaaaaaaaatgcaaaccATTAAAGCAGGTGTATAGCTAAGATTACCACCAATGGCAGTAAAGTTGAATGGTGATACTGCTGCAACAAAACCATCCATCCCTCTATATCTCATTgaatttaatgtttctttattaGGTGAAATTGGTTGATATTTCATAGCCTCCTTAGCAAAATATCCATgcattctaaaaaaatcaattaattctgCTGCACTATCTATTTCTGCTTGAATAACAGTTTTGCTCTGCCCAAGCATTGTAGCAGCATTTAATTGCTGTCTGTATTTTGTTGCCATCAAATCAGCTGCTCTCAACCAGATTTCTAAACGTTTCTCAAATGGATATTTTTCCCATTCACGCTGAGCTTTTACAGAAACATCTATTGCTTTTTTGACTAGATCAGCTGTTGCccaataatattttgcaatttttactttatgatTATGTGGCTAAaacatatatcataattatcattaatatacaatcattaattatattattattattttgtctattattttgtaattattatattaaacttacCATAACttgatatttacataaatctgttttaatttcttcatttccaATAACCAAGGGTACTTCTTCACATTCATTACTCATTTTATCCAAAACCTTCTCTAACTCAGCCCTCTCTGGACTACCTTTCTTATAGCTAAGAATAGGTTCATTTTCCAAAGGAAATTCAATAGTATTTGATACTGGTATTATTGTCCCTAAGCATCTTGTACTAACTctgtttatagaaatattaaatatatatttcttaaatatataatataatttccaataataataatagaaaattggatttattttaaaattaaaaactttttttaattattattttcatattattttcatataatctttttaaatattcataatatttacaaatgttcatatatgtttaaatttaccGATACAATAAGATTATGAgagaaaattacatattagCTTTTATGCTTAACTTGAtatcatttgtaaatatttatctatgtaCTTTGTAGTAAGAGTTAAACCTATAATACTATcttcaatatattaagatttaaagcatttttcttttgttctaaaaataataataaatcattatttatcataattaataataaaacaaaaataaatgataaaaataataaaaaatgataaatacagaaatattagttgttatcataattatttatttttatatgaattataacaataataattttttaatttaaaattttttaatttaatctatacataaaataataaaaatttattctttattaaatgtttatttaaaaagtataaacaaTATGCcacaaaaataatcaaaaaaataaaaattattttcagagaAGGAAAGATTCTTTTAACTTGCTTATATGTCAACACCATAGTCAGAATATTATGTAACACAATCTCAGTGACCCATGTTATTAGTTATCactgtattattaattaagcaGAAGAAaacttgataataaaaattatctctaattgaatgaaattaataaaactataaaataattaaacaaatgaaatgaaataaatcaatataaagatATGCTCATGTTAATCATACAAAGGTTTCAAAGTAGAAATGTATAGTTTTCAATAAtacgaacatttttttaatatatcacaaaatgttttattttcatatttatttgtataaatcagtaaatattatttcaaaaaataatttattttaaa
The sequence above is drawn from the Apis cerana isolate GH-2021 linkage group LG11, AcerK_1.0, whole genome shotgun sequence genome and encodes:
- the LOC107999466 gene encoding delta-1-pyrroline-5-carboxylate dehydrogenase, mitochondrial, whose amino-acid sequence is MLNLCRQALIVNNQKVSTRCLGTIIPVSNTIEFPLENEPILSYKKGSPERAELEKVLDKMSNECEEVPLVIGNEEIKTDLCKYQVMPHNHKVKIAKYYWATADLVKKAIDVSVKAQREWEKYPFEKRLEIWLRAADLMATKYRQQLNAATMLGQSKTVIQAEIDSAAELIDFFRMHGYFAKEAMKYQPISPNKETLNSMRYRGMDGFVAAVSPFNFTAIGGNLSYTPALMGNAVLWKPSDTALLSNWWIFKICKEAGVPSGVVNFIPCEGPVFGDTITSSPYLSGINFTGSVPTFNRLWIQVGKNLGKYKNYPKLIGECGGKNYHFVHASADVESVVNGTIKSAFEFNGQKCSACSRMYVPESLWPQIKEGLLSIRDTLKIGDVRDFTVFTGAVIDAIAFKRISSYIEHAKKSSNLEIIGGGKYDDSIGYFINPTIVVTKNPKDKIMTEEIFGPVLTIYVYKDSNLDETMKLVESSTPYALTGSIFSQDEKWARRALEEFKYTAGNFYVNDKSTGSVVGQQPFGGSRMSGTNDKAGGPHYALRWASPQSIKETFVPLREHDYAYMRS